One Kallotenue papyrolyticum genomic window carries:
- a CDS encoding ribonuclease J: MPKNRLRIMPLGGAGEVGRNCWVLEYGDDIIVLDMGVMFPESEMLGVDLIVPDPTYLQERKATIHGVLVSHGHEDHIGALPYLLPLLNHPPVYGTKLTLGLIAPKLKEHKLLDRVERREIEPGGKYSIGPFTIEPFHVAHSIPDTVAFGITTPVGLVVYLTDWKFDHTPVDNWPTDVAKMAELGRRKPLVLLTDCVRAESKGVTPSERVIMTAFDSIFAVAQGRIIITTFASNISRVQMVIDVAEAYGRKVVPAGRSMENNVRIAHELGYLRVPDGLLVRPNQMSDYADDEIVVICTGSQGEPMSALARMANRDYPHLQIKEGDTVVVSATPIPGNETSVHKVIDNLYRLGAEVVYGGDSLIHVSGHAAQEELKMALALLRPQFVVPFHGDYRHMAIYRKLALSMGYKPEQVLLPETGTIMEFSQDYGAIVGKGPGGLIYVDGTQIGGDVTNAVLRDRQLLAKDGILMVVVSVDAATGRVVAGPDVVSRGFAHPRQSGDLIEQTRDRLRESLNSMASESGNGSVSSRDVAYLQRKIKDTVSEYLYQRTRRRPMILPVVMEV; encoded by the coding sequence ATGCCAAAGAATCGTTTACGCATCATGCCGCTTGGTGGCGCCGGCGAGGTCGGGCGCAACTGCTGGGTGCTGGAGTACGGCGACGACATCATCGTCCTGGACATGGGCGTGATGTTTCCCGAAAGTGAGATGCTGGGCGTCGATCTGATCGTGCCCGATCCGACCTATCTGCAGGAGCGCAAAGCCACGATCCATGGCGTGCTGGTGTCGCACGGCCACGAGGATCACATCGGCGCGCTGCCCTACCTCCTGCCGCTGCTGAACCATCCGCCGGTCTATGGCACCAAGCTGACGCTGGGGCTGATCGCGCCCAAGCTCAAGGAGCACAAGCTGCTCGACCGCGTCGAGCGGCGCGAGATCGAGCCGGGCGGCAAATACAGCATCGGCCCGTTCACGATCGAGCCGTTCCACGTGGCCCACTCGATCCCCGACACGGTGGCCTTCGGCATCACCACCCCGGTGGGGCTGGTAGTCTATCTCACCGACTGGAAGTTCGACCACACGCCGGTGGACAACTGGCCGACCGACGTGGCCAAAATGGCCGAGCTGGGCCGTCGCAAGCCGCTGGTGCTGCTGACCGACTGCGTGCGCGCCGAGAGCAAGGGGGTCACGCCCAGCGAGCGGGTGATCATGACCGCCTTCGACAGCATCTTTGCGGTGGCGCAGGGGCGCATCATCATCACCACCTTCGCCTCAAACATTTCGCGCGTACAGATGGTGATCGATGTCGCTGAGGCGTATGGTCGTAAGGTCGTGCCCGCCGGGCGCTCGATGGAAAACAACGTGCGCATTGCCCACGAGCTGGGCTACCTGCGTGTGCCGGACGGGCTGCTGGTGCGCCCCAACCAGATGAGCGACTACGCCGACGACGAGATCGTGGTGATCTGCACCGGCAGCCAGGGCGAACCGATGTCGGCGCTGGCGCGCATGGCCAACCGCGACTACCCGCACCTCCAAATCAAGGAGGGCGATACGGTGGTGGTCTCGGCCACGCCCATTCCCGGCAACGAAACCTCGGTGCACAAGGTGATCGACAATCTGTACCGCCTGGGCGCCGAGGTGGTCTATGGCGGCGACTCGCTGATCCATGTGTCGGGCCACGCCGCGCAGGAAGAGCTGAAGATGGCCCTGGCGCTGCTGCGGCCACAGTTTGTGGTGCCCTTCCACGGCGACTACCGCCACATGGCAATCTACCGCAAGCTGGCGCTAAGCATGGGCTACAAGCCGGAGCAGGTGCTGCTGCCCGAAACCGGCACGATCATGGAGTTCAGCCAGGACTACGGCGCGATCGTCGGCAAGGGACCGGGCGGCCTGATCTACGTGGACGGCACGCAGATCGGCGGCGATGTGACCAACGCCGTGCTGCGTGACCGGCAGTTGCTGGCCAAAGACGGCATTCTGATGGTCGTAGTCAGCGTGGACGCGGCGACCGGCCGCGTCGTGGCCGGCCCGGACGTGGTTAGTCGCGGCTTTGCCCATCCGCGCCAGTCGGGCGACCTGATCGAGCAGACCCGCGACCGGCTGCGCGAGTCGCTCAACAGCATGGCCAGCGAAAGCGGTAACGGCAGCGTCAGCAGCCGCGATGTCGCCTACCTCCAGCGCAAGATCAAGGATACCGTTAGCGAGTACCTCTACCAGCGCACGCGGCGGCGCCCGATGATCCTGCCGGTGGTGATGGAGGTCTGA
- a CDS encoding DNA translocase FtsK, whose product MAAKRTSKNAPPRKGTPRKSRRAKAPKSAPRARPAGAAWLSPQQQRELFACALIGLGLLLLVLFLSVNRGVIGAGMVSLLQTAFGSSGVAIPLLLIALGGLLLWQERFIDAPLSGGNLLGVLMLALVFLTATEFAATRTIYELQLDAPSSVGGAIALGLMQAFGVAGAGVLLLLGLLLGVMMTFNLTLTQLVGLLGAGMRRLLELLQGPRVEVVAPEGELNPEPVPYAEELKTRAKPRTPPAPPAERTPATRPAPEAEPQRQVIYTPIAARPTQASLFQRPEAQPTTGETVRREAPPPRDTPPDTPAAEAVTQPLTPARAAPPPPGASPTDEAPTELETGGPRQAWPLPSLDLLDPAGESEVDDNEKRVKARIIEETLASFKIEAQVVGMNPGPAVTQYLLQPAVGVKVSRIVGLDRDLALALAAPSVRIEAPIPGTPYIGIEIPNSAIASVAMREVIDSDEYRLHKGKLKLALGKDVSGTPVITDLTRAPHLLIAGSTGSGKSIAINSIVCTLLMQHTPDDLKFIMIDPKMVELIVYNHIPHLLSPVVTELERVVSLLKWAVREMERRYKLLAQKGYRNIESYNRAARSSGAGLEPLPYIVIIIDELADLMMMAPDEVETLVCRLAQMARAIGIHLILATQRPSVDVVTGLIKANFPTRMAFAVTSQIDSRVILDQSGAEHLLGRGDMLYLAVDAAKPIRVQGTFVSDREIEQITNFWRNAGLAAAPATRSALPLKATPEQDAAASSAQQGLSSAGVSPLPESLVGRLSAEEEDELLPRAIDLVRQHERASASLLQRRLRIGYSKAAQLLDLLEQRGIVGPPDGGRSREVLLDRDDAPEV is encoded by the coding sequence ATGGCAGCCAAACGCACATCCAAAAACGCACCGCCGCGCAAAGGCACGCCGCGCAAGAGCCGGCGCGCCAAAGCGCCCAAAAGCGCGCCGCGCGCCCGTCCGGCGGGTGCCGCCTGGCTCTCGCCGCAGCAACAGCGCGAGCTGTTCGCCTGCGCCCTGATCGGGCTAGGGCTGTTGCTGCTGGTGCTGTTTCTGAGCGTCAACCGCGGCGTGATCGGCGCCGGCATGGTCAGCCTGCTGCAGACCGCCTTCGGCAGCAGCGGCGTGGCGATCCCGTTGTTGCTGATCGCGCTGGGCGGCCTGCTCTTGTGGCAGGAGCGCTTCATCGACGCGCCGCTGAGCGGTGGCAATCTGCTGGGTGTGCTGATGCTGGCGCTGGTCTTCCTAACCGCGACCGAGTTTGCCGCCACCCGCACGATCTATGAGTTGCAGCTCGACGCGCCCAGCTCGGTCGGCGGCGCGATCGCGCTGGGGCTGATGCAGGCCTTTGGCGTGGCCGGCGCGGGCGTCCTGCTGCTGCTAGGCTTGTTGCTGGGCGTGATGATGACCTTCAACCTGACGCTGACGCAACTGGTCGGCTTGCTGGGCGCCGGCATGCGGCGGCTGCTCGAGCTGCTGCAAGGGCCACGCGTCGAGGTCGTCGCGCCGGAGGGCGAGCTCAATCCGGAGCCGGTGCCCTACGCCGAGGAGCTCAAAACCCGTGCCAAGCCGCGCACGCCGCCCGCGCCACCAGCCGAGCGCACGCCGGCGACGCGGCCCGCCCCCGAGGCTGAGCCGCAGCGCCAGGTGATCTACACGCCGATCGCCGCCCGCCCGACGCAGGCCAGCCTGTTCCAGCGGCCCGAAGCGCAACCGACCACCGGCGAGACGGTGCGGCGCGAAGCGCCTCCGCCGCGCGATACGCCACCCGACACGCCCGCTGCCGAGGCAGTGACGCAACCGCTGACGCCGGCCAGGGCCGCGCCTCCGCCTCCCGGCGCGTCACCCACCGACGAGGCACCGACCGAACTGGAGACCGGTGGACCGCGCCAGGCCTGGCCGCTGCCCTCGCTTGATCTGCTCGATCCCGCCGGCGAAAGCGAGGTGGACGACAACGAAAAGCGCGTCAAGGCGCGCATCATCGAGGAGACGCTGGCCTCGTTCAAGATCGAGGCGCAGGTGGTGGGCATGAACCCCGGCCCGGCGGTGACGCAGTATCTGCTCCAGCCGGCGGTCGGCGTTAAAGTCAGCCGCATCGTTGGCCTAGACCGCGACCTGGCCCTGGCGCTGGCTGCGCCCTCGGTGCGCATCGAAGCGCCGATTCCGGGCACGCCCTACATCGGCATCGAGATCCCCAACAGCGCCATCGCCTCGGTGGCCATGCGCGAGGTGATCGACAGCGACGAATACCGCCTGCACAAAGGCAAGCTCAAACTGGCGCTGGGCAAGGATGTCTCCGGCACGCCGGTGATCACCGACCTGACGCGCGCGCCCCACCTCCTGATCGCCGGCTCGACCGGCTCCGGCAAGTCGATCGCCATCAACTCGATCGTCTGCACACTGCTGATGCAGCACACGCCCGACGATCTGAAGTTCATCATGATCGACCCCAAGATGGTCGAGCTGATCGTCTATAACCACATCCCGCACCTGCTCTCGCCGGTGGTCACCGAGCTGGAGCGCGTGGTCAGCCTACTGAAGTGGGCCGTGCGCGAGATGGAGCGGCGCTACAAGCTGCTGGCGCAGAAGGGCTACCGCAACATCGAATCCTACAACCGCGCTGCGCGCAGCAGTGGCGCCGGGCTGGAGCCGCTGCCCTACATCGTGATCATCATCGACGAACTGGCCGACCTGATGATGATGGCGCCCGACGAGGTGGAGACGCTGGTCTGCCGCCTGGCGCAGATGGCGCGCGCGATCGGCATCCATCTGATCCTGGCGACGCAGCGCCCCTCAGTGGACGTGGTCACCGGCCTGATCAAGGCCAACTTTCCCACGCGCATGGCCTTTGCCGTTACCTCGCAGATCGACTCGCGCGTGATCCTGGATCAGTCGGGCGCGGAACACCTGCTGGGTCGCGGCGACATGCTCTACCTGGCGGTGGACGCCGCCAAGCCGATCCGCGTGCAGGGCACCTTTGTCTCGGATCGCGAGATCGAGCAGATCACCAACTTCTGGCGCAACGCCGGCCTGGCCGCCGCGCCGGCCACCCGCTCGGCGCTGCCGCTCAAAGCGACGCCGGAGCAGGACGCCGCGGCAAGCAGTGCGCAGCAGGGGCTCAGCAGCGCCGGCGTCTCACCGCTGCCGGAATCGCTGGTGGGCCGGCTCAGCGCCGAAGAGGAGGACGAGCTGCTGCCGCGGGCGATCGATCTGGTGCGCCAGCACGAGCGCGCCTCGGCTTCGCTGCTGCAACGGCGGCTGCGCATCGGCTACAGCAAGGCAGCGCAACTGCTCGATCTGCTGGAGCAGCGCGGCATCGTCGGGCCGCCGGATGGCGGACGTTCGCGCGAGGTGCTGCTCGATCGGGATGACGCGCCGGAGGTCTGA
- a CDS encoding glucose-1-phosphate adenylyltransferase family protein: MNVLTLILAGGRARGLSILATHRAKPALPFAGKYRIIDFALSNAVNSGLRRVAVLTDYRPQSLLDHLGLGGPWDLNRRRPNGLFIWQPFRDEFSEDLYRGTVGALHQHRRALEDASIDVVLVLSGDQVYTMDYRPLLEAHVRTNADLTLAVVPVPPAEAHRFGMVSIDAERRVVGFQEKPRQTSATLGSMGIYVFSRAALLRQLDLDAADPASSHEFGRDLIPRMVLQERVYAYPFDGYWQDVGTLMVYWRAQLELLGEQPALNLNAPGWRIYTRSEERPPVKLLPGGHIERSLVANGCVVRGTVINSVLSPGVRVERGAVVRDSVIMLDTLIEAEAQVDRCVVDENVVIGAGAQVGLGTARVPNRTEPERFADGLSVIGCNVRIPAGSRIGRHVRIDPDAALPSEVIPDGATVLCGARAPVLV, encoded by the coding sequence ATGAACGTGCTTACCCTGATCCTGGCCGGAGGCCGCGCGCGCGGCCTGAGCATCCTGGCGACGCATCGCGCCAAGCCGGCGCTGCCCTTTGCCGGCAAGTACCGCATCATCGATTTTGCGCTCTCCAACGCAGTCAACTCCGGGTTGCGCCGCGTAGCGGTGCTGACCGACTACCGACCCCAGTCGCTGCTCGACCACCTCGGCCTGGGCGGGCCCTGGGACCTCAACCGTCGTCGGCCCAATGGCCTATTTATCTGGCAGCCCTTCCGCGACGAGTTCAGCGAAGACCTGTATCGCGGCACGGTCGGCGCGCTGCATCAGCACCGTCGCGCCCTGGAAGACGCCAGCATCGATGTCGTCCTGGTGCTGTCCGGCGATCAGGTCTATACCATGGACTATCGCCCGTTGCTGGAAGCGCACGTGCGCACCAACGCCGATCTGACGCTGGCGGTCGTGCCGGTGCCGCCCGCGGAAGCGCACCGCTTCGGCATGGTCAGCATCGACGCCGAACGGCGCGTGGTCGGCTTTCAGGAGAAGCCGCGCCAGACCAGCGCCACGCTCGGCTCGATGGGCATCTATGTCTTCAGCCGCGCGGCGCTGCTGCGCCAGCTCGATCTGGACGCCGCCGATCCCGCCTCATCGCACGAGTTTGGCCGCGATCTGATCCCGCGCATGGTGCTGCAGGAGCGCGTCTATGCCTATCCCTTCGACGGCTACTGGCAGGATGTCGGCACGCTGATGGTCTATTGGCGCGCACAGCTTGAGCTGCTGGGCGAGCAGCCCGCGCTCAACCTCAACGCGCCCGGCTGGCGCATCTACACCCGCTCCGAGGAACGTCCGCCCGTTAAACTGCTGCCGGGCGGCCACATCGAACGCAGCCTGGTGGCCAACGGCTGCGTGGTGCGCGGCACGGTGATCAACAGCGTGTTGTCGCCCGGCGTGCGCGTCGAGCGTGGCGCGGTGGTGCGCGACTCGGTGATCATGCTCGACACGCTGATCGAGGCCGAGGCGCAGGTGGATCGCTGCGTGGTGGACGAAAACGTGGTGATCGGCGCGGGCGCGCAGGTGGGCCTGGGCACGGCGCGCGTGCCCAACCGCACCGAGCCGGAGCGCTTTGCCGATGGGCTGAGCGTGATCGGCTGCAACGTGCGCATCCCGGCGGGCAGCCGCATTGGCCGCCATGTGCGCATCGATCCCGACGCGGCGCTGCCGAGTGAGGTCATTCCCGATGGCGCGACAGTGCTGTGTGGTGCGCGCGCGCCGGTGCTGGTATAG
- a CDS encoding DUF421 domain-containing protein has translation MFEAIWRALVQALTVQGTDALWWQMGLRASVVFVTGIVIVRLSNRRFWGQATVFDMLLAVILGSVLSRAINGEAPLLATVAAALFLVALHWLLGLLAFHWHWLGRLVKGTVHDVVRDGQLQWQAMRRVHVTERDIREALRLRALTDDLDQVAVARVERSGEISIVRKPTQPQVVDVAVAEGVQTVRIELRS, from the coding sequence ATGTTTGAGGCGATCTGGCGGGCGTTGGTCCAGGCCCTGACGGTGCAAGGGACCGATGCGCTCTGGTGGCAGATGGGGCTGCGCGCCAGCGTGGTTTTTGTCACCGGCATCGTGATTGTGCGGCTGAGCAACCGGCGCTTCTGGGGTCAGGCCACCGTCTTCGACATGCTGCTGGCGGTGATCCTGGGCTCGGTGCTGAGTCGCGCGATCAACGGCGAGGCGCCGCTGCTCGCAACGGTGGCGGCCGCGCTCTTTCTGGTTGCGCTCCACTGGCTGCTGGGCCTGCTGGCCTTCCACTGGCACTGGCTGGGACGGCTGGTCAAAGGCACCGTGCACGATGTTGTGCGCGACGGGCAGTTGCAGTGGCAGGCCATGCGCCGCGTGCATGTCACCGAGCGCGACATCCGCGAGGCCCTGCGCCTCCGCGCGCTGACCGACGATCTTGATCAGGTGGCGGTGGCACGCGTGGAGCGCAGCGGCGAGATCAGCATTGTGCGCAAACCGACGCAGCCGCAGGTGGTGGACGTAGCAGTGGCGGAGGGCGTTCAGACCGTACGCATCGAGCTGCGGTCCTAG